In Paenibacillus kyungheensis, the following are encoded in one genomic region:
- a CDS encoding AbrB/MazE/SpoVT family DNA-binding domain-containing protein, translating into MMKSTGIVRKVDELGRVVIPIELRRTLGIGEKDALEIYVDGERIMLKKYEPACIFCGNAENVTYFKGKIVCNECISEIPVPVTK; encoded by the coding sequence ATGATGAAATCAACTGGTATTGTAAGAAAAGTAGACGAATTGGGCCGCGTAGTAATTCCTATCGAACTTCGCCGTACACTAGGTATCGGAGAAAAAGACGCTTTGGAAATCTACGTTGATGGCGAACGCATCATGCTTAAAAAATACGAGCCTGCTTGTATTTTCTGTGGTAATGCTGAAAATGTAACTTATTTTAAAGGAAAAATCGTTTGTAATGAATGTATTTCCGAAATTCCTGTCCCTGTGACAAAATAA